One Williamwhitmania sp. genomic region harbors:
- a CDS encoding N-acetylmuramoyl-L-alanine amidase, translated as MGYLKKTSLKFVILLQVLGVLLTQGIYSQDFVTSYKLNKVVIDAGHGGHDSGAIGKDVMEKDITLAVALKLGKLIETNFPDVTVIYTRKTDVFIPLDERTAIANKAEADLFISIHVNSNPSSRPTGAETYVMGLHKSASNLDVAMRENSVITYEKDYTTKYEGYDPNSAESFIIFSLMQNAYLNQSLDFASKIQDDFCDRSQRKDRGVKQAGFLVLWKTAMPSVLVELGFLSNPQEEKFLMSDSGQNYLASSIFRAFRSYKTEMELKSNFVGEKKGEPQVSEAKPDSSLKFQIQILSSSKLLPVTAPDFKNLDSISIIKIGSTYKYTVGNKSSYAEIQEMIKDVKKTFPESFVIAVKNGVPIPIDEALKQSLSSNQPQ; from the coding sequence ATGGGATACCTCAAAAAAACATCGTTAAAGTTCGTTATATTACTTCAGGTTTTGGGTGTTCTTTTAACCCAAGGCATCTATTCACAAGATTTTGTTACCAGCTACAAGCTCAACAAGGTTGTTATTGATGCAGGCCATGGGGGGCACGATTCCGGAGCTATTGGCAAGGATGTGATGGAAAAGGATATCACGTTAGCTGTAGCGCTTAAGCTGGGAAAGTTGATAGAAACTAATTTTCCGGATGTTACTGTTATATACACCCGCAAGACTGACGTATTTATTCCGCTTGATGAGCGAACTGCCATTGCGAACAAGGCTGAGGCTGACCTTTTCATCTCCATACACGTTAACTCCAATCCAAGCTCTCGCCCAACTGGTGCAGAAACCTACGTAATGGGGCTACATAAATCAGCTAGCAACCTTGATGTGGCTATGCGTGAAAATTCTGTAATCACCTACGAGAAAGACTATACAACCAAGTATGAGGGGTACGATCCCAATTCAGCCGAATCGTTCATCATATTTTCACTAATGCAAAATGCTTACCTCAACCAAAGCTTAGATTTTGCTTCTAAAATTCAAGATGATTTTTGCGACAGGAGCCAAAGAAAAGATAGAGGAGTAAAGCAAGCAGGATTTTTAGTCCTGTGGAAAACCGCCATGCCGTCAGTTCTCGTTGAGCTAGGATTTCTATCCAACCCTCAAGAGGAAAAATTCCTTATGAGTGACAGCGGTCAGAATTATCTAGCATCATCGATATTTAGAGCCTTTAGATCCTACAAAACAGAGATGGAGCTCAAGAGCAACTTTGTGGGAGAAAAGAAGGGTGAACCTCAAGTTTCAGAAGCAAAACCCGACTCATCACTGAAGTTTCAGATTCAGATACTATCCTCATCCAAGCTGCTGCCCGTCACAGCCCCTGATTTCAAAAATCTAGACAGCATTTCGATAATAAAGATCGGCAGTACATATAAGTATACCGTAGGGAATAAGTCCTCCTATGCAGAAATTCAGGAAATGATAAAGGATGTAAAGAAAACATTTCCCGAATCATTTGTTATAGCAGTTAAGAATGGCGTACCAATCCCAATTGATGAAGCGCTTAAACAATCATTATCTTCAAACCAACCACAATGA
- a CDS encoding MlaD family protein yields the protein MKIAKEVKIGLFATIMIVALIWGINFLKGRQIFQSDQVYYGVYDRIDGLQEAAHVLLNGFKVGIVEKITLRDSQPPKLVVQFSLDRDLKLPMNTIAQIYSADLMGSKDIRLITQPDSLFHHHGDTLATSIEGDLKEQVSMQVLPLKKKAEDLMSDLQQAIEMIKLIFNEQNRKNIEGSFQGIRSTISNLERTSGTLDTLVAGQKGRLERILLNVESISSNFRSKNAQFSNIINNFSAITDTLAKTSFSSTLAETNNALQSFNAVMVKVTKGEGTLGQLIKNDSLYNNLDSASHHLDLLIKDINSNPNRYVHFSVFGKKEKQKK from the coding sequence ATGAAAATTGCCAAAGAGGTTAAAATAGGACTGTTTGCAACAATCATGATTGTTGCTCTAATATGGGGCATCAATTTTTTAAAGGGTCGCCAAATATTTCAAAGCGACCAGGTTTACTATGGCGTTTATGATCGGATAGACGGGTTGCAGGAAGCGGCACACGTGCTCTTAAACGGGTTTAAGGTAGGGATCGTTGAAAAGATAACCCTTCGTGACAGCCAACCACCGAAACTGGTGGTTCAGTTCTCTCTCGATAGAGATTTAAAGCTACCAATGAATACCATTGCCCAAATATACAGTGCCGATCTAATGGGTAGTAAAGATATTCGACTAATTACTCAGCCCGATTCGCTTTTTCACCACCATGGCGATACGCTTGCGACAAGTATAGAGGGCGACCTGAAAGAACAGGTAAGCATGCAGGTGCTTCCACTTAAAAAGAAGGCCGAGGATTTGATGAGTGACCTTCAGCAGGCTATTGAGATGATAAAGTTGATTTTTAACGAACAAAACAGAAAAAATATTGAGGGGAGCTTCCAAGGTATACGTTCAACCATCTCCAATTTAGAAAGAACCTCCGGCACCTTGGATACGCTAGTGGCTGGACAAAAGGGTCGATTGGAAAGGATTCTTCTTAACGTTGAAAGTATTAGCTCCAACTTTAGAAGTAAAAATGCTCAATTTTCAAATATTATTAACAATTTCTCAGCCATAACGGATACGTTGGCAAAAACCAGCTTTTCGAGCACACTTGCGGAGACTAATAATGCCTTGCAAAGTTTTAACGCTGTGATGGTAAAGGTTACGAAGGGTGAAGGCACCCTTGGTCAACTAATTAAAAACGACAGCCTTTACAACAACCTTGATAGCGCTTCGCACCATCTTGACCTACTTATTAAGGATATCAACTCGAATCCTAACCGGTACGTTCATTTTTCCGTTTTTGGAAAAAAGGAAAAACAGAAAAAATAG
- the dnaA gene encoding chromosomal replication initiator protein DnaA: MSKHSEVWRDCLKIIRDNVPAASFKTWFEPIVPLKIENKVLTIQVPSPFFYEYLEEQYIDILRRTIRKELGVDAKLEYSVVMDNSAMVAGAQFPTTVKFPTQSKGDLKNRPISVSMSSSENQIKNPFIIPGLKKLQIDPQLNSDNSFTNFVEGECNRLARSAGLAVANNPGKTAFNPLFIYGSSGLGKTHLAHAIGIEVKEQYPEKVVLYVSAVHFQNQFVDAIKNNTKNDFLHFYQMIDVLIIDDVHDFAGKEKTQDTFFHIFNHLHQSGKQLILTSDKPPVELQGLEQRLLSRFKWGLSADLQSPDFETRIAILRKKIYNDGIEIPDDVIEYIASHINSNIRELEGALISLLAQATLNKKEINLDLARQMIAKLVKNTRKEISIDYIQKKVCEYFNIPMDALQAKTRKREIVQARQIAMFFSKGYTKASLSSIGSMIGGKDHATVLHACKTISNLIETDKVFKGQIDEIEKKIKTL, translated from the coding sequence ATGAGCAAGCATAGTGAAGTATGGCGCGACTGCCTTAAAATTATTAGAGATAATGTTCCGGCAGCAAGTTTTAAAACCTGGTTTGAACCCATAGTTCCACTTAAAATAGAGAATAAGGTACTCACAATACAGGTGCCAAGCCCATTCTTCTATGAGTATTTAGAAGAACAGTACATCGATATTCTGCGCCGAACCATCAGAAAAGAACTTGGCGTTGATGCCAAGCTGGAGTATAGCGTTGTTATGGATAACTCTGCAATGGTTGCTGGTGCTCAATTTCCTACCACCGTAAAATTTCCTACCCAAAGCAAAGGGGATCTTAAAAATCGGCCCATCTCGGTTTCCATGTCTTCGTCTGAGAACCAGATAAAGAACCCTTTTATTATTCCGGGGCTTAAGAAACTTCAAATCGATCCCCAACTTAACTCCGATAACTCTTTCACCAATTTTGTGGAAGGAGAATGCAATCGGTTGGCACGTTCAGCTGGATTAGCTGTGGCAAATAATCCTGGCAAAACTGCATTTAATCCACTATTTATATATGGTAGCAGTGGATTGGGCAAAACCCATTTGGCTCATGCAATAGGTATTGAGGTTAAGGAGCAATACCCTGAAAAAGTGGTGCTTTACGTTAGTGCAGTTCATTTCCAAAATCAGTTTGTTGATGCTATAAAGAACAATACAAAGAACGACTTTCTTCATTTCTACCAAATGATTGACGTTCTTATTATCGACGATGTGCATGACTTTGCAGGCAAAGAAAAAACCCAGGATACCTTTTTTCATATTTTCAACCACCTTCATCAGTCGGGTAAACAGTTGATATTGACATCGGACAAGCCACCAGTAGAACTTCAAGGGCTTGAGCAACGGCTGCTCTCCCGTTTTAAATGGGGGCTTTCAGCCGACTTGCAGTCCCCCGATTTTGAAACCAGAATTGCCATTTTAAGAAAGAAAATCTACAACGACGGGATTGAAATTCCGGATGATGTGATTGAATATATTGCCTCCCACATTAATTCTAACATTAGAGAACTTGAAGGCGCCCTTATTTCGTTACTAGCTCAAGCAACGCTAAACAAGAAGGAGATAAATCTTGATTTGGCAAGGCAAATGATTGCGAAGCTGGTAAAAAACACAAGGAAAGAGATTTCCATTGACTATATCCAGAAAAAGGTGTGCGAATACTTTAATATTCCGATGGATGCACTGCAAGCAAAAACGAGAAAGCGAGAAATTGTTCAAGCACGTCAAATAGCCATGTTTTTTTCAAAGGGCTATACAAAGGCCTCTCTTTCTTCAATTGGCTCAATGATTGGGGGAAAAGACCATGCGACCGTTCTACATGCCTGCAAGACTATCTCCAACCTTATTGAAACTGATAAGGTATTCAAGGGCCAAATAGACGAGATAGAGAAAAAAATAAAGACATTATAA
- a CDS encoding YgjV family protein gives MGSISFVELLGYVASIITAISLLMSSIIKLRWFNLFGSLVFSIYGFVILAYPVALFNGFIVFVNIYYLYKIYSRKEFFNLQRVDSSDGYFTAFQNFFRQEIAAIFPEFKIGNHADAITVLVLRNMAVAGVFIGEKQSSDTLKVVLDFVIPEYRDFKMGRFVYRNNTAFFESLGIKQLVAETGNATHLQYLKKMGFTEADVLNGQTQLKMVL, from the coding sequence ATGGGAAGTATAAGTTTTGTAGAGTTGCTCGGATATGTGGCTTCAATAATTACAGCCATTTCTTTGCTAATGAGCTCAATAATAAAGCTCAGATGGTTCAACCTGTTTGGATCGTTAGTGTTTTCGATCTATGGATTTGTAATTCTTGCCTACCCCGTAGCCCTCTTTAACGGTTTTATAGTTTTCGTAAATATTTACTACCTCTACAAAATTTACAGCAGGAAGGAGTTTTTTAACCTTCAGCGGGTAGATTCTTCAGATGGTTACTTTACTGCATTTCAAAATTTTTTCAGGCAGGAAATTGCAGCAATTTTCCCTGAATTTAAAATTGGAAATCATGCCGATGCAATTACTGTTTTGGTTTTGCGCAACATGGCCGTTGCCGGTGTATTTATTGGTGAAAAACAATCCAGCGATACTTTAAAGGTTGTTCTTGACTTTGTTATTCCCGAGTATCGTGACTTTAAGATGGGCAGGTTTGTTTACCGAAACAATACCGCCTTTTTCGAATCGCTCGGCATTAAGCAATTGGTTGCCGAAACAGGCAACGCCACCCATCTTCAATATCTGAAAAAAATGGGATTTACAGAGGCTGATGTTTTAAATGGACAAACTCAGCTAAAAATGGTGCTGTAG
- a CDS encoding glycosyltransferase: protein MIMVIGISSAELFSPNSTVSERVTLAMVDALQKADTINSYVLFSKYPRPDGLSFAKNFSFKQISSLGNIIGDQLLLPKSLQKNGCELLLNLGFTGPLGLKIPHLYLLPSFWGGFIWNKLYGGVDTKDERQSFYRRYVSKRLISKCTKLILSSHYEKENLVQRYWPEIEPQKLIVVQAGITNYSNEVDVKAQFGKLAEQYSLPEKFILTIDNSNYLSNITSVLLGYKRMVDVLMVKVPIVIIGASKDMVIGVVGEEWFAKHAEKIFLINQMKETDKSILFVGASAYIAPSFYDKWCLNVLDAISFGVPIVTSIQSSLEEVASGAAILVDPKNEVEISEAGRLILIDKKCLLGLTKKGLERAMVYQWENTAQKLLLLLLQYQK, encoded by the coding sequence ATGATTATGGTAATTGGTATATCCTCTGCTGAATTGTTCTCGCCAAACAGCACCGTCAGCGAAAGAGTTACACTTGCAATGGTTGATGCTCTACAAAAAGCTGACACAATAAATAGTTACGTCCTTTTTTCTAAATACCCTCGTCCAGATGGTTTGTCATTTGCCAAAAATTTCAGCTTTAAACAAATTTCATCACTCGGAAATATCATTGGCGATCAATTGTTATTGCCCAAATCCCTTCAAAAAAATGGCTGTGAACTATTGCTGAATCTTGGTTTTACTGGACCGTTAGGGCTTAAGATACCCCACCTATATTTACTTCCCTCATTTTGGGGCGGTTTTATTTGGAATAAACTTTATGGTGGGGTAGATACTAAGGATGAGAGACAGTCCTTTTACCGCCGTTACGTTTCCAAACGTCTGATTTCAAAATGTACAAAACTGATACTTTCGAGCCATTACGAAAAGGAGAATTTAGTTCAACGTTATTGGCCCGAAATAGAACCCCAAAAACTTATTGTGGTTCAGGCTGGCATTACCAATTACTCCAACGAGGTGGATGTAAAGGCTCAATTTGGCAAGTTAGCTGAACAATATAGTCTTCCCGAGAAATTCATTCTAACCATCGACAACAGTAATTACCTTAGTAATATTACCAGCGTTTTACTGGGATATAAGCGTATGGTTGATGTGCTTATGGTGAAAGTTCCAATTGTAATTATTGGAGCCAGCAAAGATATGGTGATAGGAGTAGTGGGAGAGGAGTGGTTTGCAAAACACGCTGAAAAAATTTTCCTTATTAACCAGATGAAGGAGACCGATAAGTCGATCCTTTTTGTAGGAGCATCGGCCTACATTGCACCTTCCTTTTATGATAAGTGGTGCTTAAATGTCCTCGATGCAATTTCGTTTGGGGTTCCGATAGTTACCTCCATACAATCCTCACTTGAAGAGGTAGCAAGTGGTGCTGCCATATTGGTTGATCCAAAGAATGAGGTGGAAATTTCGGAGGCTGGGCGCTTGATTCTTATTGATAAAAAGTGTCTTTTGGGTTTAACCAAAAAAGGATTAGAAAGGGCAATGGTGTATCAGTGGGAGAATACAGCACAGAAGTTACTTTTGTTGCTTCTTCAATACCAGAAGTAA
- the cysQ gene encoding 3'(2'),5'-bisphosphate nucleotidase CysQ: MIQEKELKLLASAAVTAAVRAGGLIMDVYNSDDFQVNLKSDSTPLTLADRKAHNEIKSNLAKTRIPVLSEEGRDILYEERKGWEYFWMVDPLDGTKEFIKRNGEFTVNIALIYNQFPIMGVVYIPVLRELYFGDITFGAFKKIDVKPDAEASFTFNDIVNISDKLPLQSSTNVMTVVGSRSHMSRETEKFVDNLKSKHGEVAFISRGSSLKLCMVAEGSADVYPRLASTSEWDTAAGQAVAEAAGCEVLDFETNSRMIYNKEILTNPWFVVQRKVK, encoded by the coding sequence ATGATTCAGGAAAAAGAGTTAAAACTCCTTGCTTCGGCTGCGGTAACTGCTGCAGTTCGTGCGGGAGGCTTAATAATGGATGTTTACAATTCCGATGATTTTCAAGTTAATCTTAAGTCCGACTCAACGCCTCTCACTCTTGCTGACCGCAAGGCTCACAACGAAATTAAAAGCAACCTAGCAAAGACTCGAATTCCGGTTCTAAGTGAAGAGGGTAGAGACATCCTCTATGAAGAGCGTAAGGGGTGGGAGTATTTCTGGATGGTTGATCCGCTCGATGGGACGAAGGAGTTTATTAAGCGTAATGGCGAATTTACCGTTAACATTGCCCTCATTTATAATCAGTTTCCCATTATGGGGGTTGTTTATATTCCGGTTCTACGGGAACTATATTTTGGTGACATAACTTTTGGTGCGTTTAAAAAAATTGACGTAAAGCCTGACGCTGAAGCTTCATTTACCTTTAATGATATTGTAAATATTTCGGATAAACTTCCCCTGCAAAGTTCAACCAACGTAATGACAGTTGTAGGTAGTCGTTCGCACATGTCCCGGGAAACGGAGAAATTTGTTGATAATCTCAAATCAAAGCATGGCGAGGTGGCATTTATTTCTCGTGGAAGTAGCTTAAAACTTTGCATGGTGGCTGAGGGCAGCGCCGATGTTTACCCTCGGCTCGCATCAACTTCGGAGTGGGACACGGCTGCTGGACAAGCTGTGGCCGAAGCTGCCGGATGCGAGGTTCTTGATTTTGAGACCAACTCTCGAATGATATATAATAAGGAGATCTTAACAAATCCTTGGTTTGTTGTTCAACGAAAGGTAAAGTAG
- a CDS encoding HD domain-containing protein codes for MKNDYAKQVVELWPELEWISDVNLRSLTAKTWELALERSVLTYTDLKVIPFTLLCGPDLKVSFMAHKRSVVHIAYEAGKKMNEFFKKELPVNLDVLLAGAILADVGKLLEYELDENGKARQGKYGAYLRHPFSGVSLAEQCGVPAEVCHIVATHAGEGDMVKRTTEAYIVHHADFMTFEPFRSRLK; via the coding sequence ATGAAAAACGATTATGCAAAGCAGGTAGTTGAACTTTGGCCAGAGTTGGAGTGGATTTCCGATGTTAATTTGCGCAGCCTGACCGCAAAAACGTGGGAACTTGCCCTCGAACGAAGCGTGCTGACATATACGGATCTTAAAGTTATCCCATTTACTCTCCTTTGTGGACCTGATTTGAAGGTTTCATTCATGGCTCACAAACGTTCGGTAGTGCATATTGCCTACGAAGCAGGAAAAAAGATGAATGAATTTTTTAAGAAAGAGTTACCGGTAAACCTCGATGTTTTGCTGGCTGGTGCTATTTTGGCAGATGTAGGGAAGCTACTAGAGTACGAACTAGATGAAAACGGTAAGGCAAGGCAGGGTAAGTATGGGGCATATTTGCGTCACCCCTTTTCAGGTGTTTCCTTGGCTGAGCAGTGCGGTGTTCCTGCAGAGGTATGCCATATTGTTGCTACACACGCTGGCGAAGGTGATATGGTAAAGCGTACTACTGAGGCTTACATTGTACACCATGCCGATTTTATGACTTTTGAGCCGTTTAGGAGTAGGCTTAAGTAA